The following are encoded in a window of bacterium genomic DNA:
- a CDS encoding SGNH/GDSL hydrolase family protein → MTASRAFRSIIGFALLFAPAGVALLADSPRVVTAIAWIWSVVALCAAWLTRGPRTQRADRLRALSPRTAIVVAAVAGMLILGSVGLIAANADNRAASLPLAAVFFGVSLLAFGFPGLRLRVVTAGLAGSALAAMLSIGFIEPEPAIDIGRSRAGALAAVVFPLALFFVVRLRYAFRAYTPVIFLGLVGCVVFLEAGLRLDGALTEPRHMQRDDGWDRYRRARLGNAIPPNVLKSRPEGWSVALGFTGWRDYGPVEKAVGVFRIVAIGGSSTEGLGVDREEDTWPYRLEQQLRAESGSGYEVFNAGRSGDTSFQLLMNLKHEIVRYEPDLVIVYAGYNDATLGNEIPVRRMFEITKNLPSDTDAETFRRVIAQEARRARAGESPVNRARAWMSRFATYRAMAGPIVKARHAALPEAEEAMFEYLEPAVSEAEYAENLREMIAIARERDFKIALVAEASTSAVERYHAVMRRTAKAEAVPFLDAVAALGACERPIGELLIDDVHFNPGGAACFARVLEAFLDAERLLTPLD, encoded by the coding sequence ATGACCGCTTCTCGCGCCTTCCGATCGATTATCGGCTTCGCGTTGCTGTTCGCGCCGGCGGGCGTCGCCTTGCTCGCGGATTCGCCGCGCGTCGTCACCGCGATCGCATGGATTTGGAGCGTCGTCGCGCTCTGCGCGGCATGGCTGACGCGAGGACCGCGAACGCAGCGCGCCGACCGCCTCCGCGCTCTTTCGCCTCGCACGGCCATCGTCGTCGCCGCCGTCGCGGGCATGTTGATTCTTGGGAGCGTCGGCCTCATCGCCGCGAACGCGGACAACCGCGCCGCAAGCCTGCCGCTTGCCGCCGTATTTTTTGGCGTGTCGCTTCTCGCGTTCGGATTTCCGGGACTGCGCCTTCGTGTCGTCACGGCCGGCCTTGCGGGTTCTGCTCTCGCCGCGATGTTATCGATCGGCTTCATCGAACCGGAACCCGCCATCGACATCGGACGATCGCGTGCCGGCGCGCTTGCCGCGGTTGTATTTCCTTTGGCGTTGTTTTTCGTCGTGCGTCTCCGGTATGCGTTTCGTGCATACACTCCGGTCATCTTTCTTGGGCTCGTGGGTTGCGTCGTCTTTCTCGAGGCGGGCTTGCGTCTTGACGGCGCCCTGACCGAGCCGCGCCACATGCAGCGCGACGATGGCTGGGACCGCTATCGCCGAGCGCGTCTCGGCAACGCGATTCCACCGAACGTGCTGAAGTCGCGGCCGGAGGGCTGGTCCGTCGCGCTGGGATTCACGGGTTGGCGCGATTACGGGCCGGTCGAAAAGGCGGTCGGCGTATTTCGCATCGTGGCGATCGGCGGATCGTCAACCGAGGGGCTTGGCGTCGATCGCGAGGAAGACACGTGGCCGTATCGACTCGAACAGCAGCTCCGGGCGGAAAGCGGATCGGGCTACGAAGTCTTCAACGCGGGGCGCAGCGGCGATACGTCGTTTCAACTGCTGATGAATTTGAAGCACGAGATCGTGCGCTACGAACCCGACCTCGTCATCGTGTACGCGGGATACAACGATGCGACCCTCGGCAACGAAATCCCCGTTCGCCGCATGTTCGAGATCACGAAAAATCTGCCGTCGGACACGGACGCCGAAACCTTTCGCCGCGTCATCGCGCAGGAAGCGCGGCGGGCGCGGGCGGGCGAGTCGCCGGTCAATCGCGCCCGCGCGTGGATGTCTCGATTCGCCACGTACCGCGCGATGGCCGGGCCGATCGTGAAAGCGCGGCACGCCGCGTTGCCCGAAGCGGAAGAGGCGATGTTCGAATATCTCGAGCCGGCGGTCTCGGAAGCGGAATACGCGGAAAATCTGCGGGAGATGATCGCGATCGCCCGAGAGCGTGATTTTAAGATCGCGCTCGTCGCGGAGGCCTCGACATCCGCGGTCGAACGATATCATGCCGTCATGCGACGCACGGCAAAAGCCGAAGCCGTGCCTTTTCTTGACGCCGTGGCCGCGCTTGGGGCGTGCGAGCGGCCGATTGGCGAGTTGCTGATCGACGACGTGCATTTCAACCCGGGCGGGGCCGCGTGTTTTGCGCGCGTGCTCGAAGCGTTTCTTGACGCCGAAAGGCTGCTGACGCCGCTTGATTGA